From the Streptomyces nodosus genome, the window CAGGCCGTCGACGTCGTCCAGTCCGCTGACGGGCCCCGCCGCCGTGCCCGGATCGTCCTGGTGCCCCGCGTCGGCCGCCCGCAGCGCGACCAGCATCCGCCGCAGCCCCGCCAGTGTCTCCCGGCCGGTCGTCTCCACCGCCCGCATCGCCTCGCGCGCCGCCTCCGGCTGGGTCGTCGCCACCCGGGTCGCCGCGCCCGCCTGGAGGGCGATGATGCCGATGCTGTGGGCCACCGTGTCATGCATCTCCCGGGCGATGCGCAGCCGCTCGGTGGTCACCGCCTGCGCCGCGGCCTGCGCGCTCAGCCGCTCGGCGTGTGCCCGGACCTGGTGCGCCGACCTGCCGAGCAGCCAGAGAATCACCGCGATCAGGGCCACGGCCAGCTCCGAGGAGGTGCCGGCGACCCCCCAGCAGAACAGCCGGACGGCCACAAAGGTGACCAGGGTCCCGAGCGCCAGCGCCAGGGCGATGCGCGCGGTGCGCCGCGGGCAGCTCGTCGCGACGAAGTACAGCGCCACGCCGGCCGCGAGGAACTGCGCCATAGGGATCTCGCCCACCGACAGGGGGACCGTCCCGAGAACCGCGGCCAGGAGCAGACAGACGCAGGCGGCCAGGGGGCGGCGCGCCAGCAGACGGCCGCCGTTCAGGGCCGTCGCGGTGGCCAGAACGACGAAGGTCACGCCGTCCCAGCGGTGCAGCAGATGGCTGGGGTACTGGCCGGGCTCGCTCTCCCCGGGCAGCCTGGTCCGGGCGATGAACGTGAAGACCAGCCCCGCGCACCAGGCGACCACCGTCCAGGCGCCCGGAGGCACCCGCTTGAGCAGGGGGAGCGGCGTGGTGGCGTGCATGCCGCGATGGTAGGCACGGGGCGCGGCGCCGGTCATCGGACCAGGGACGTACAACCACGGTCGACACTCCCCTCCCCGAGTGTCGGCGACGGGGCGATGCCCCGGACCGCCCGCCCCGGCACCGTGGACCCCGTGATCGAAGTCAACCGGCTCACCCGGCGCTACGGCGACACCACCGCCGTCCACGACCTGTCCTTCACCGTCCGCCCCGGCCGTGTCACCGGCTTCCTGGGGCCGAACGGCGCGGGCAAGACCACCACCCTGCGGATGCTGCTCGGCCTCGTCGAGCCGACCTCCGGTACCGCCACCGTCAGCGGGCGCTCCTTCCGCCGGCACCCTCGGGGGCTGCACCATGCCGGTGCCCTCCTGGACGCCGGTGATGTGCACGGCGGCCGGTCCGCACGCGCCCATCTGGCGGCTCTGGCCCGCAGCAACCGCATTGCAGCGCGCCGGGTGGACGAGGTCCTCGCCGAGGTGGGGCTCACCGATGCCGCGGCCCGGCGCCGGGTCGGCGGCTATTCACTGGGCATGAAGCAGCGGCTCGGTATCGCCGCCGCGCTGCTCGGCGATCCCCCGGTCCTCCTCTTCGACGAGCCGCTCAACGGGCTGGACCCCGAGGGTGTGCTGTGGGTGCGGGGGCTGTTCCGGAGGCTGGCCGCCGAAGGGCGTACCGTCTTCGTCTCCAGTCACCTCATGTCCGAGATGGAGCACACCGCCGACGAGCTGATCGTCATCGGCCGGGGTGAGCTGATCGCCGCGGAGAGCCTCGCCGAGTTCTCCGCGCGCGGCACCCGGCCGACGGTGACCGTGCGCACGCCCGACGCGGAGGCGCTGGCCGCCGCGTTGTCGGCCGAGGGCGCGACCGTGGCGCCGCAGGACGGGGAGACGCTGGAGGTGACCGGGCTCGGGTCGGACCGGATCGGCGAGATCGCCCATGAACACCACTTCCTGCTGCGGGAGTTGTCCCCCCAGGCCGCCTCTCTGGAAGCCGCCTTCATGGAACTGACCGCCGACAGCGTCGAATACCTCGCCGGAGAGCCCCGATGACCACTCTCGCCCTGCCCGCCGCGCGCTTCACCGATCTGCTGGCCGCCGAGTGGATCAAGCTCCGCTCCCTGCGCTCCACCTCCTGGGCACTGGGCTCCAGCGCTTTCGCCGTCATCGCCTTCAACGCCAACGCGGCCCGCGCCGACTACGCCAACTACCCGGGCTACGGCCGGGTCATCCAGGAGAACTTCCTCTCCTGGGCGCTGCGGGACGCCTTCACTCAGGGCGCCGCCATGATCCTGGTCCTGGCGGCGGCGAGCATCGGCGCCGCCACGGTCGTCGGCGAGTACGCGACGGGCCTGATCCGCACGACCTTCACGGCCGTCCCGGACCGGCGTGCGCTGATGGCCGCGAAGGTGGCCGTGGTGACCGCCGTCATGACGGTGTACGGGGCCGTCGTCGCGAGCGCCTCCTTCGCCGCGACCCAGGCCATCCTGGACGGCCGGGGCCAGGGCGTGCCGATCGGTCATCCCGGGGCGCTGCGCGTGGTGATGGCGTCGGCGCTGCTCGCCCCGGTCTGCGCCCTGGTCGGCATGGGCCTCGGCGCCCTGATCCGGCACAGCGCGACGACCATGGTGGTCCATGTGTTCGTCCTGTTGTTCCTGCCCTCCTTCATCACCGAGCGCTACCACTGGACGGCGTGCGTCCGGAACGCCCTCCCCTTCAGCGCCTGGCTCCGCCTCGTCGACATCGACTACGGGCACCAGCCGTTCACCCTGGTCTCCCGCTGGCCGACCACGGTGACGGGCGGCTGGATCGTGTTCGGGGCGTGGGCACTGGTGGCGGCCGTCGTCACGGTGGTGGCCGTGGACCGCCGCGACGTCTGAGACCCGGCGCGCGGAACGCGGGGCACGGCACACGGTTCAGTCGGCGGTCTCGGTCCCCTCCTCCGTGGCCTCCCAGAGCACATTGAAGCGGTTGACGCGTTCGCGGACGTGCTCCGGCGTCATCTTCAGGGTGGTCTTCACGGGCACCACCCGCACATCCGGCTCGGTCTCGTAGCAGAGTTCGCCGTCGAAGATGATGAAGTCGTTCAGCGGGGTCACCTGGACGCTGGGCTCCAGCCGCGACTGGACCGCGATCCGGGCGTCGATGCCGAAGGTGCGCTGCCGGGCGCAGACGGTCCGCAGGCCCTCGGTGACATGCTCCGGCTCGTCCACCAGGAACAGCCTCCGCACCTGCACCCCGCGCTTCTTGATCGCCTCCCCCTGCGCGGCGAGATAACGCTTCGCCGGCTCGCTGAACCAGAAGTCCCGGTCCACATCGGTGCTGGTGGCATACACCGTCCGCCGGGCGCAGGTGGTGAGGTCGATCAGCCACTCATGGTTCTCGCCGGGGCACTCCGCGCTGCCGTTGCTGAGGCTCTCCATCAGCGAGGCGAGCCGGCCGATCTCCTCCTGGGCGAAGGTCTTCACGATCTCCGAACCGTGCTCGCCGACCTGGGTGTACTTGCGGGCCAGCCGGGTCACCCCGTCGGAGCGCAGCACCGAACGGTCCACCTGGCTGAACAGCTCGGTGGCGTCGTTGATCTTGGCGAAGCTCTCGTCGATCGCCTCGCGCATCTCGGCGTGGTGCGCGGTCAGCCGGTCCTTCATCTCGCGCAGCCGCCGCTTCTGGTACTCCTCGACGGTCTCCAGCCGCTCGCCGAAGTCCACCAGATACTGCACCAGGAGCGTCGCGCTGCCGAGGGTGATGGACACGGTCCACTGCCACAACTCGCCCTGGTCCGGGGTCAGGGCATTGGTCAGCAGGAACGTTCCCGCTGCCACCACCGCCGTGACCAGGGTCTTGCGGAACACTTTCGACACTCGCTGCTCCTCGCGCTGCGGCGCCGCCCTTACCTCTCCTGTCGTCGTTCCGTTCACTTCGACCTCCCCCGTCGAATGCGTCGTTGGTGCCGCCCCTCAGGGTGCGCTCAGCGCCCGGTGGAGCAATGGAATAGCCTGGACGGCCAGTTGGTCGCGGATGCGCTGGACCAGGGTTCCCCACTGGCGGGTGAACCCCGGCTCCCGTTCCAGCACGTCCCACAGCTGACCCAGGGTGCGGTCCACATGGGCGCCCGGCATCCACAGATGCAGCAGATGATCGACGGCCGGGCGCAGCGCCAGGACGGCCGAGGGGCCGTCCGACGCACCGAGCCTGCTGCTGTCCAGCATGTGCACGACGGTCGTCAGCAGCCAGTCGTGCAGGGCGAGGTCCTCGCACAGTCCCGCGGCCGCGGCGGCCGGGGTGCCGTCCGGCAGCCTCAGCTCCATGGTCCGCAGCCCGTCCTCGGCCAGGGTGAAGCGCGCCAGCGAGGGTCCCTCGCCCTGCGGGGCACGCCGCGCGACCCAGCGCAGCCGGGTGCGCCGGGACTTGAAGGGCGCCTTGTGGTCGAGCAGCGGATGCCGCATCAGCTGCGCGAACAGCCCCTCGGCGATCATCCCGAGGTCCAGCTCGCCCCGCCCGTTCCCGCGCAGGACGCCTTCCGCGACGGCCCGTTCGGGCAGCTTCCCCAAGGGTTCGACCAGCCCGGGCCGTACCAGGTAGTGGCCCCAGGGACGGCGCAGATCGGGTCCGGCGGCCGGGGCGCCGAAGCGGGCGGTGGTCTGCAGGACCCGGCCCTCGGTGAGCGCCGCGCGGGTGGCCACCGTGCCGACGCCGCGCACCCTGGCCCCGTTGGCGGTGGGCAGTCTGCAGTCCACCCCGGTGAGGACCTCCGGGGAGAGCGCGTACAGATTGGGGCGTTCGGAGACCCGGACGTGTTCGTCGGCGCGCAGCCTCAGCAGTTGGGCGGCGGCCCGGCCGTCCAGTGCCTGGAAGGACGGCAGCAGTCCGGTGCGGGTCTCGCCACAGACGACGACCGGACGTGCCGACTCCCCCGGGGCTCGCATCTCAGGTCTCCTCGGCGGAGGAGACGTGGGCGGGCTCCTCGTAGAAGACATAGCCGGCGCGCTGTGCGACCGCGGCCGGCACCGCGGCGCCCTCGCGGGCGGAGCGCTCGGCGACCTGCCGGAGGGCACCGGAGTCGACGTCCACCTGGTCGAGGATGAGTCGTACGGCGTCCTCCACGGCCAGGAAGCGGTTCGCCATCAGTGTGCAGGTGCGGTACGCGCAGAAGGGCGCCGCCGCGGGGCTGAGCTGGAGCAGCGGCGGCAGCCGGTCCCAGTCGTAGGGGAAGTCCCCGCCGTTCCAGGGCCGTGGGGTCAGCACCGGCTCGCCGAGGTGGCGCAGCAGTCCGAGACGGGCCAGCTGCCAGACCGCGGCGAGGAACGGGCAGGACCACAGGCGCTGTCCGTCCTTCTCCGACCACAGCTCGACGTCCATGAACACGGAGTGGTTGCGGGCGGCGGTCTCCTGGGGCGGCTGCCAGCCGGTGACCTCGTCCATGGCGCTGCGCGAGGTGGGCGTCCGCTGCCCGTTGGCGAGCCAGCCGGTCTGGCTGACCGGCGGGCGGGAGCCATGGCTGCCCGGTGGTGGCGACTCGACCAGGCGGTGTGCCACGGACTCGGCGATCTCGATCTTGTCGGCGACGGCGCAGCCCGACTCGCGGGCCAGATAGTCGATGACCAGTCCGGCCTGCGCGGCCTCCTCCAGCACCACGGGGACGAGTTCGGCGGGGGTGGAGAAACGGGTGAAGTAGTCGTCGACGAGGAAGCAGGTGCTGATGCGGGGCCGCCTGCCGCCGGTGCGGCGCGCGGCGGCGGCCCGGGCGGCCTCCACCCAGATCCGTACCTCGGCGAAGTGCTCCCGCAGCCGCTCGGGCCCGGCCTCGAAGTCCTCCATGTAGAGATGGCCGAGCTCCAGCGAGAGATGGGAGAGCGGCACGGACTGGGTGCGGGGCTGGGCGGTGGTCTCCTGGAACACGGACTCCGTCACGCCGGCTCCCAGTATTTGTCGTCGGTGAGCCGGCCGGCCAGTTCGCTCAGCGCCTCCCAGGTCTCCCGGTTGGCGATCTGGCTGTCCAGCACGTCCTCGTCGGTGATGAGCTGTTCGCGCCACTGCAGGACGGGCTCCAGGGGCACGGAGCCGAGGACCAGGCTGTAGCCGATGCCGGAGGAGGAGGCGAGCTGCTTGAGGTCGCTGTCGCAGGCGCGCATCCACGCCGACTGGGTGGCCGAGACCTGCGACCACAGCGACGACTCGGGGTCGGGTACGGCGGCCCGTACGAACCGGATGGCGTTGCGCAGCGCGCCCTCGTCATGGCCGCGTGAGACACCGCCGGCGAGGATGCCGCGCCTGCCGAAGACCAGGTTCGCCGCGGCCGACACATGCTGGCGGGTCCAGCGGTGGAAGACCAGCCAGCGGAACTCGACACCGCGCATCTCGCGCTGCGAGGTGGCCTCCAGCGCCATGTCGACGGCATAGCTGCGGCCGGCGCTGAGGTCGACGACGATCACATCGAACTCGCTGTTGAGCCGGAGCAGCAGGTCCACACAGCGGCGCAGGTTGTCCTCGGTGGTGGCGAACTCGCCGCCGCTGAGGTCGCCGGGCATCAGCACCAGACGGCCCGCGCCGGGCGGCCGGTTGCGCAGCACCGG encodes:
- a CDS encoding SCO2523 family variant P-loop protein, with product MLVFAASDKGGTGRSVTSANLAYHRALAGDDVCYLDFDFGSPTAAAVFDVPDARRAAEEQGLHTYLTGETAEPARVDVWADTEHPVLRNRPPGAGRLVLMPGDLSGGEFATTEDNLRRCVDLLLRLNSEFDVIVVDLSAGRSYAVDMALEATSQREMRGVEFRWLVFHRWTRQHVSAAANLVFGRRGILAGGVSRGHDEGALRNAIRFVRAAVPDPESSLWSQVSATQSAWMRACDSDLKQLASSSGIGYSLVLGSVPLEPVLQWREQLITDEDVLDSQIANRETWEALSELAGRLTDDKYWEPA
- a CDS encoding ABC transporter ATP-binding protein; the protein is MIEVNRLTRRYGDTTAVHDLSFTVRPGRVTGFLGPNGAGKTTTLRMLLGLVEPTSGTATVSGRSFRRHPRGLHHAGALLDAGDVHGGRSARAHLAALARSNRIAARRVDEVLAEVGLTDAAARRRVGGYSLGMKQRLGIAAALLGDPPVLLFDEPLNGLDPEGVLWVRGLFRRLAAEGRTVFVSSHLMSEMEHTADELIVIGRGELIAAESLAEFSARGTRPTVTVRTPDAEALAAALSAEGATVAPQDGETLEVTGLGSDRIGEIAHEHHFLLRELSPQAASLEAAFMELTADSVEYLAGEPR
- a CDS encoding SCO2522 family protein, encoding MTESVFQETTAQPRTQSVPLSHLSLELGHLYMEDFEAGPERLREHFAEVRIWVEAARAAAARRTGGRRPRISTCFLVDDYFTRFSTPAELVPVVLEEAAQAGLVIDYLARESGCAVADKIEIAESVAHRLVESPPPGSHGSRPPVSQTGWLANGQRTPTSRSAMDEVTGWQPPQETAARNHSVFMDVELWSEKDGQRLWSCPFLAAVWQLARLGLLRHLGEPVLTPRPWNGGDFPYDWDRLPPLLQLSPAAAPFCAYRTCTLMANRFLAVEDAVRLILDQVDVDSGALRQVAERSAREGAAVPAAVAQRAGYVFYEEPAHVSSAEET
- a CDS encoding DUF6879 family protein; amino-acid sequence: MSKVFRKTLVTAVVAAGTFLLTNALTPDQGELWQWTVSITLGSATLLVQYLVDFGERLETVEEYQKRRLREMKDRLTAHHAEMREAIDESFAKINDATELFSQVDRSVLRSDGVTRLARKYTQVGEHGSEIVKTFAQEEIGRLASLMESLSNGSAECPGENHEWLIDLTTCARRTVYATSTDVDRDFWFSEPAKRYLAAQGEAIKKRGVQVRRLFLVDEPEHVTEGLRTVCARQRTFGIDARIAVQSRLEPSVQVTPLNDFIIFDGELCYETEPDVRVVPVKTTLKMTPEHVRERVNRFNVLWEATEEGTETAD
- a CDS encoding ABC transporter permease — protein: MTTLALPAARFTDLLAAEWIKLRSLRSTSWALGSSAFAVIAFNANAARADYANYPGYGRVIQENFLSWALRDAFTQGAAMILVLAAASIGAATVVGEYATGLIRTTFTAVPDRRALMAAKVAVVTAVMTVYGAVVASASFAATQAILDGRGQGVPIGHPGALRVVMASALLAPVCALVGMGLGALIRHSATTMVVHVFVLLFLPSFITERYHWTACVRNALPFSAWLRLVDIDYGHQPFTLVSRWPTTVTGGWIVFGAWALVAAVVTVVAVDRRDV
- a CDS encoding sensor histidine kinase; the encoded protein is MHATTPLPLLKRVPPGAWTVVAWCAGLVFTFIARTRLPGESEPGQYPSHLLHRWDGVTFVVLATATALNGGRLLARRPLAACVCLLLAAVLGTVPLSVGEIPMAQFLAAGVALYFVATSCPRRTARIALALALGTLVTFVAVRLFCWGVAGTSSELAVALIAVILWLLGRSAHQVRAHAERLSAQAAAQAVTTERLRIAREMHDTVAHSIGIIALQAGAATRVATTQPEAAREAMRAVETTGRETLAGLRRMLVALRAADAGHQDDPGTAAGPVSGLDDVDGLAATTTAAGVRVEVRRRGRPRPLPPDIDLSAFRIIQESVTNVVRHSGTHACRVTVDYGEDDIRLEVTDDGRGRGTSTDTGFGLAGMRERVALLHGEFHAAPRPEGGFRVAARLPVPVGVR
- a CDS encoding SCO2521 family protein, producing the protein MRAPGESARPVVVCGETRTGLLPSFQALDGRAAAQLLRLRADEHVRVSERPNLYALSPEVLTGVDCRLPTANGARVRGVGTVATRAALTEGRVLQTTARFGAPAAGPDLRRPWGHYLVRPGLVEPLGKLPERAVAEGVLRGNGRGELDLGMIAEGLFAQLMRHPLLDHKAPFKSRRTRLRWVARRAPQGEGPSLARFTLAEDGLRTMELRLPDGTPAAAAAGLCEDLALHDWLLTTVVHMLDSSRLGASDGPSAVLALRPAVDHLLHLWMPGAHVDRTLGQLWDVLEREPGFTRQWGTLVQRIRDQLAVQAIPLLHRALSAP